One segment of Penaeus vannamei isolate JL-2024 chromosome 3, ASM4276789v1, whole genome shotgun sequence DNA contains the following:
- the retm gene encoding SEC14-like protein 1 (The sequence of the model RefSeq protein was modified relative to this genomic sequence to represent the inferred CDS: added 150 bases not found in genome assembly) yields the protein MVQSYQSPVRVYKYPFELVMEAYVRRFPTCDMIPIMAGTDVIKEHTSKDKAVTQISRRCRLHVEAPYLLKKIMGVEFIFFVQTNTLDRRNRTLHIEAYNESFSSRVTIQENCKYSVHPENSEWTCFEQTASLDVKSFFGFESTVEKIAMKQYSQNISKGKEIIEHFIEVLRKENITEVPRWVEPTTKATAEICDDTEVKKEEESSEAESSSEESELRERTSSTPSTGSTELHLGASAANIPNIEKINLNEDVFMTDTKFINRCLNNVVTEEVDNCRTDQDNNKLDADYIKRCLGDLTPLQESRLIQLKKWVGELQKGKVPSDACLLRFLRARDFNIEKAREMLSHSLIWRKKNQIDKIMNEYQINQVVKDYFPGGWHHQDKEGRPLYLLRLGQMDVKGLVKSVGEEGLLKHTLHICEEGLRLTEEATASQSQPITNWTLLVDLEGLNMRHLWRPGIRTLLKIIEIVEANYPETMSRVLIIRAPRVFPILWTLVSTFIDDNTRSKFLFYGGNDYQGPGGLVDYMPKENIPDFLGGECKRSTLSRLGPVPESLYTVMYPDELELRSMVHEGGLVPKSMYQPGEEFDGTRQHILLSEQSVYHSVSLGRGQVHEVVLLIEEPGSVICWDFDVMKSDVTFSVLRTKVPITNRQEPHSPTGAMGVIDAVIGTDDQHRSVIEKTWREGHEYFRVEPQLVCHDGESIQGSHVTSHMGTYILQWRYYESTQHTSPLDIIDTITAPKAKIMYYYETLKSADYRGSMTSLQSCQSGFSSLSSNTNKSATSSCPSR from the exons ATCATGGGGGTAGAGTTCATCTTCTTCGTACAGACCAACACTCTCGACAGGAGGAATCGCACTCTTCATATTGAAGCTTATAATGAGAGCTTCTCCTCGCGAGTCACGATTCAAGAAAACTGCAAATACTCT GTACATCCAGAAAATAGTGAATGGACGTGCTTTGAACAAACTGCAAGTTTAGATGTCAAATCTTTCTTTGGGTTTGAGAGTACAGTTGAAAAAATTGCAATGAAGCAGTATTCTCAAAACATATCAAAG GGCAAAGAAATAATTGAACACTTCATCGAAGTGCTACGAAAGGAGAACATCACAGAGGTTCCCAGATGGGTTGAGCCAACCACAAAGGCCACGGCCGAGATATGTGATGACACAGaagttaagaaggaggaggagagcagtgAGGCTGAGAGCAGCTCCGAGGAGTCCGAACTCAGGGAAAGGACCAGCAGCACCCCCTCCACAGGCTCCACCGAGCTCCATCTTGGGGCCTCCGCTGCCAACATTCCCAACATAGAGAAGATCAATCTCAATGAAG ATGTTTTCATGACAGACACAAAGTTCATTAATCGGTGTCTGAATAACGTAGTGACGGAGGAGGTGGATAATTGCCGAACAGATCAGG ATAACAACAAGCTGGATGCCGACTATATCAAGAGGTGCTTAGGTGACCTGACCCCACTCCAGGAGTCAAGATTAATACAGCTCAAGAAATGGGTCGGCGAGCTTCagaaaggaaag GTCCCCAGCGATGCTTGCCTGCTGAGATTCTTGCGGGCGAGAGACTTCAACATCGAGAAGGCCCGGGAGATGCTGAGCCATTCCCTGATATGGAGGAAGAAGAACCAGATTGACAAGATCATGAACGAGTACCAGATCAATCAGGTGGTGAAAGACTACTTCCCAGGAGGCTGGCACCACCAGGATAAGG AGGGAAGACCTTTGTATCTTCTGAGACTGGGTCAGATGGATGTCAAGGGACTGGTGAAGTCTGTAGGTGAAGAGGGACTGCTCAAACAT ACTCTGCACATCTGCGAAGAAGGCCTACGGCTAACTGAAGAGGCCACAGCCAGTCAGAGTCAGCCGATTACAAACTGGACTCTCCTGGTTGACTTGGAAGGCCTTAACATGAGGCATCTGTGGAGACCAGGCATTAGGACCTTACTAAAGATAATTGAG ATCGTAGAGGCAAACTACCCTGAGACAATGAGTCGAGTTCTCATAATTCGTGCTCCTCGAGTTTTCCCGATCCTGTGGACACTTGTTTCTACATTCATCGATGACAACACAAG aTCAAAGTTCCTCTTCTATGGTGGAAATGACTACCAGGGCCCAGGCGGCTTGGTTGACTACATGCCAAAGGAGAACATCCCTGATTTCTTAGGAGGTGAATGTAAG CGAAGCACACTTTCTCGCTTAGGCCCAGTACCTGAGTCCTTGTACACTGTCATGTACCCAGACGAGTTGGAGCTTAGA AGTATGGTGCACGAGGGAGGCTTGGTGCCAAAGAGCATGTACCAGCCTGGAGAGGAATTTGATGGAACAAGGCAACACATCCTCCTATCGGAACAGTCTGTTTATCACTCTGTGTCTCTAGGTCGTGGACAG GTGCATGAGGTGGTGCTGTTAATTGAGGAACCTGGTTCAGTTATCTGCTGGGACTTTGATGTCATGAAGAGCGATGTCACTTTCTCTGTTTTACGCACCAAAGTTCCCATCACAAACCGGCAGGAGCCACACTCACCTACAG GTGCAATGGGTGTGATTGATGCAGTGATTGGTACTGATGACCAGCATCGGTCTGTGATTGAGAAGACTTGGCGAGAAGGTCATGAGTACTTCCGTGTTGAACCTCAGCTAGTTTGTCATGATGGAGAAAGTATACAG GGGTCCCATGTGACATCACACATGggaacatatatattacaatggCGCTACTATGAGTCAACACAGCACACATCCCCCTTAGATATTATTGATACCATAACTGCACCCAAGGCAAAGATCATGTATTACTATGAGACTCTCAAGTCAGCAGACTATAG GGGATCCATGACAAGCCTTCAGTCCTGTCAGAGTGGCTTCTCTTCCCTGTCATCCAACACCAACAAGTCAGCGACGTCATCCTGTCCGTCCCGCTGA
- the LOC113802235 gene encoding NAD-dependent protein deacylase sirtuin-5, mitochondrial, with translation MLCQLLGTARVAGGRAAQRLLQGRYVLGMEGSRPSSDMAKFREYFAKAKHVVVLTGAGVSAESGVPTFRGAGGFWRTWQAQDLASPHAFRANPSLVWEFYHYRREVMNTKEPNPAHIAIAEAEKRLAAEGRRLVVITQNIDELHRRAGSTEILELHGSLFRTRCTNCLEILANRDSPICPALAGKGAPDPKAEDARISEADLPRCKACSGLLRPDVVWFGEGLDPAVLAKTDRELDSCDLCLVVGTSSVVYPAAMFAPSVASRGVPVAEFNLESTPATDAFGFHFEGPCGTTLPVALAP, from the exons ATGCTGTGCCAGCTCTTGGGGACGGCGAGAGTAGCAGGGGGAAGGGCAGCTCAGAGGTTACTCCAGGGAAGGTACGTCCTCGGGATGGAAGGCTCTCGACCCAGCTCAGATATGGCCAAATTTCGCGAGTATTTCGCCAAGGCCAAGCATGTCGTGGTGTTAACAG GTGCTGGAGTATCTGCAGAATCAGGTGTCCCAACCTTTCGAGGAGCTGGAGGATTTTGGCGCACTTGGCAGGCCCAGGATCTGGCCTCTCCCCACGCATTCCGAGCAAATCCATCGTTGGTGTGGGAGTTCTACCATTACCGCAGGGAGGTGATGAATACGAAGGAGCCGAACCCT gCACACATAGCCATTGCAGAAGCAGAAAAACGTCTCGCTGCCGAAGGTCGCCGACTGGTTGTCATAACGCAGAACATAGACGAGCTACACAGGAGAGCTGGATCCACAGAGATCTTGGAGCTCCATGGATCGCTCTTTCGTACACGCTGCACCAACTGTCTTGAAATTTTGGCCAATAGGGACAGTCCGATTTGTCCAGCACTGGCAGGAAAGGG AGCTCCTGACCCTAAAGCTGAGGATGCCAGAATTTCGGAAGCAGATTTACCGAGGTGCAAGGCGTGCTCCGGGCTGCTGCGACCTGATGTAGTGTGGTTTGGTGAAGGCCTAGACCCTGCAGTGTTGGCAAAGACAG ACAGAGAACTGGACTCCTGTGACCTTTGCTTGGTGGTGGGTACCTCGTCTGTCGTCTATCCAGCTGCCATGTTTGCGCCCAGTGTTGCTAGCCGAGGTGTTCCCGTGGCAGAGTTCAACTTGGAATCAACACCAGCCACTGATGCTTTTGG ATTTCATTTTGAAGGACCATGTGGCACAACGCTCCCTGTTGCCCTTGCACCCTAG